Genomic segment of Candidatus Firestonebacteria bacterium RIFOXYD2_FULL_39_29:
GAGGTTGGAAGGTCTCTCGGCAAGTCAATAAAAGAGTTTAAGAGCGGAATGAAAGATGAAGATACCGGTTCTAAAGAAAAAAAAGGCAAAAAATAGACTCGATCTCCGTTTTTGACGGGAATATATTGGGCTTTAAGTTGATGGTGAATTCTGGTACAATGGATATCTGTAAAATATTGAGCGGAGGACGAGTATGCAAATATACCTTGACACAGCAAATGTTAGCGAAATAAAGGAATATGTCGAACTCGGGCTTTGCGACGGGGTTACGACCAACCCTTCCATATTAGCAAAAGAAGGTAAAGATATAGTAACGGCGATCAGTGCAATCGCGAAGGTTGTTTCAGG
This window contains:
- a CDS encoding preprotein translocase: MNIGLPELILILVIALLIFGAGKLPEVGRSLGKSIKEFKSGMKDEDTGSKEKKGKK